Proteins co-encoded in one Juglans regia cultivar Chandler chromosome 16, Walnut 2.0, whole genome shotgun sequence genomic window:
- the LOC108995704 gene encoding transcription factor bHLH25-like → MEISSIRGLTHEMDMEDPRFISQWHMNYVDELSIPPLAATFEEESLQQYPFTHPNFNLRNHDMAASRTGIDAPMKMLKPNSWNSSKLEHVSYPQHSPSQNVLSFANANYANQMGILNPKEEAAVCFKRMNTLPSDILISQDSLGNQDYGLKACQGGRRIRRSTRHSQTPDHVIAERKRREKLSQRFIALSALVPGLKKMDKASVLGDAIKYLQQLQERVKTLEEQTKKRNIESAVFVKKSQLFVDGDNSSSGENFSSDPLDEHLPEIEARFCDKNVLIRVHCEKRKGVLEKLIAEIEMLHLTVINSSVITFGSSALDITIIAQMDEGFSMTVKDLVRSLRSAFESIM, encoded by the exons ATGGAGATTTCTTCCATTAGAGGGTTAACTCATGAAATG GATATGGAGGATCCTAGGTTCATCAGCCAGTGGCACATGAACTATGTCGATGAGCTAAGCATACCGCCACTAGCAGCCACATTTGAAGAAGAGAGTTTACAACAGTACCCTTTCACTCATCCAAACTTCAATCTCAGAAATCATGACATGGCGGCTTCTCGGACTGGTATTGATGCACCCATGAAAATGCTCAAACCCAACAGCTGGAACTCATCCAAACTTGAACATGTATCATATCCACAACATTCCCCTTCTCAAAACGTTCTTTCATTTGCCAATGCGAACTATGCAAATCAAATGGGCATTTTAAATCCTAAGGAGGAGGCCGCAGTATGTTTCAAAAGAATGAATACCCTTCCTtctgatattttgatttctCAGGATTCCTTGGGGAATCAAGATTATGGACTTAAGGCTTGTCAGGGAGGTAGGAGGATTAGGAGAAGCACTAGACATTCTCAAACACCGGATCACGTTATAGCAGAAAGGAAAAGGCGAGAGAAGCTCAGTCAGCGGTTCATTGCTTTGTCTGCATTAGTACCTGGCCTAAAGAAG ATGGACAAGGCTTCTGTTCTTGGCGATGCTATTAAGTATCTGCAACAACTGCAAGAGCGAGTGAAGACACTTGAGGAACAAACTAAGAAGAGAAACATAGAATCAGCGGTCTTTGTAAAGAAATCCCAACTCTTCGTTGATGGTGACAACTCTAGCTCAGGTGAAAACTTCTCCAGCGACCCCCTTGATGAGCATCTACCAGAAATTGAAGCAAGATTCTGCGACAAAAATGTCCTCATAAGAGTTCACTGTGAGAAGAGGAAAGGAGTGCTAGAGAAATTAATCGCTGAGATTGAAATGCTCCACCTAACAGTCATTAATAGCAGTGTCATAACATTTGGGAGTTCTGCACTTGATATCACTATTATTGCCCAG ATGGATGAGGGATTCTCCATGACAGTAAAGGATCTTGTGAGGAGTCTGCGCTCAGCTTTTGAGTCTATCATGTGA
- the LOC108995718 gene encoding probable protein S-acyltransferase 23 isoform X3: MKFVVSCLATYCSTQMVKSFGRGDTFIEMAVHVAAQYGQTAFLNHIVAKYQADFDAPDNEGRSPLHWAAYKGFTDTVRLLLFRDACQGRQDKEGCTPLHWAAIRGNVEACTVLVHAGTKQELMVKDNAGFTPVQLASDKGHRHVAGFLSNAQWAHSNHWVDRLCCGKMADIGYAPILFSIIIILLVLFTNTVLAAPNLTKVTAVVGLWGWTTVSLAVGSLIMFYRCSSKDPGYVKRQGDVGSHKDTEDLLLNIDLEGSPIWTGNWSQLCPTCKIIRPVRSKHCPTCKRCVEQFDHHCPWISNCVGKRNKRDFFVFICLAALTSFLAAAIAIQRIWTSIPALPTEETWIHHVVFQNPGVVAFLLMDIIVLLAATILTTSQASQIARNITTNELANAIRYGYLRGPDGRFHNPYNHGCQKNCADFLIQGYTDDNEIAWRPLQQVDR, translated from the exons atgaaatttgtCGTGTCATGTTTAGCAACATATTGCTCTACACAAATGGTCAAAAGCTTTGGCAGAGGAGACACTTTTATTGAGATG GCAGTTCATGTTGCCGCTCAATATGGGCAGACAGCTTTCTTGAACCACATTGTTGCAAAGTATCAAGCTGATTTTGATGCACCTGATAACGAGGGGAGGAGCCCTCTTCACTG GGCTGCATATAAAGGATTTACAGATACAGTTAGATTGCTTCTATTTAGAGATGCATGCCAAGGGAGACAAGATAAAGAAG GTTGTACCCCTTTGCACTGGGCTGCAATAAGAGGAAATGTGGAGGCATGCACTGTGCTTGTACATGCTGGCACGAAACAGGAGCTAATGGTGAAAGATAATGCTGGATTTACTCCTGTTCAGCTTGCATCTGATAAAGGTCATCGGCATGTTGCAGGTTTCCTT TCTAATGCACAGTGGGCTCACAGCAACCATTGGGTAGACAGACTTTGCTGTGGAAAGATGGCAGATATAGGATACGCTCCCATTCTTTTCAGTATTATAATAATTCTCTTGGTTCTCTTCACCAACACAGTTCTTGCAG CTCCTAACCTTACAAAGGTTACTGCTGTTGTCGGACTTTGGGGATGGACTACTGTTTCTCTGGCAGTTGGTTCACTTATTATGTTCTACAGGTGTAGTAG TAAAGATCCAGGTTATGTAAAAAGGCAGGGAGATGTGGGTAGTCATAAAGATACAGAG GATCTTTTGTTGAATATTGATCTGGAAGGTTCCCCTATATGGACCGGTAATTGGTCTCAACTATGCCCTACCTGCAAG ATAATAAGACCGGTTCGATCAAAGCATTGCCCCACATGTAAGCGATGTGTGGAACAGTTTGACCATCATTGCCCATGGATATCTAATTGTGTGGGAAAG AGGAACAAGCGggacttttttgtttttatctgcTTGGCAGCTTTGACATCATTCCTTGCTGCGGCAATTGCCATTCAAA GGATTTGGACATCAATACCTGCCTTGCCAACGGAAGAAACATGGATTCATCATGTGGTATTTCAGAATCCTGGCGTTGTTGCATTTTTGCTCATGGACATTATTGTTTTGCTCGCCGCTACCATCTTAACTACGTCACAGGCCTCGCAG ATAGCTCGAAATATCACCACCAATGAACTAGCAAATGCCATTCGTTACGGGTATCTCCGTGGTCCAGATGGGCGATTTCATAATCCGTATAACCATGGATGCCAAAAGAATTGTGCAGATTTTCTTATTCAGGGCTACACAGACGATAATGAAATTGCTTGGCGTCCATTACAGCAAGTTGATAGGTAG
- the LOC108995719 gene encoding L-galactose dehydrogenase — MALPQASLELRELGNTGLKLSCVGFGASPLGNVFGPVSDEDAIASVREAFRRGINFFDTSPYYGGTLSEKMLGKSLKALGVPRHEYIVSTKCGRYVEGFDFSADRVTRSIDESLARLQLDYVDILQCHDIEFGSLDQVVNETIPALQKLKEAGKIRFIGITGLPLEVFTYVLDRVPSGTVDVILSYCHYSINDSTLEDLLPYLKNKGVGVITASPLAMGLLTERGPPEWHPASPELKSACQAAVAHCKEKGKNISKLALQYSLSNKDFSSVLVGMNSVGQVEENVAAAIEVTTVGKDEETLSEVEAILKPVKNQTWPSGIQH; from the exons ATGGCTTTACCGCAGGCCAGTCTCGAGCTCCGGGAGCTCGGGAACACGGGGCTCAAGCTCAGCTGTGTTGGCTTCGGGGCCTCGCCTCTCGGCAACGTTTTCGGCCCGGTCTCCGACGAAGATGCCATCGCCTCCGTCCGCGAAGCCTTTCGCCGCGGCATCAACTTCTTCGACACCTCTCC atacTATGGAGGAACTTTGTCAGAGAAGATGCTTGGTAAATCACTAAAGGCTCTAGGAGTTCCAAGACATGAATATATTGTATCAACAAAGTGTGGGAGGTACGTTGAGGGTTTTGACTTCAGTGCCGATAGAGTGACTAGGAGCATTGATGAGAGCTTAGCAAGGTTGCAGCTAGACTATGTTGATATATTGCAATGCCATGACATTGAATTTGGATCTCTGGATCAg GTTGTCAACGAAACTATTCCTGCCCTTCAGAAATTAAAGGAAGCAGGGAAGATCCGTTTCATTGGAATTACTGGACTTCCATTGGAAGTTTTTACATATGTACTTGATCGAGTGCCATCAGGCACAGTGGATGTAATTCTGTCATATTGCCACTACAGTATTAATGATTCAACATTGGAGGATTTATTACCCTACTTAAAGAACAAAGGGGTTGGAGTAATTACTGCTTCTCCACTTGCAATGGGTCTTTTGACTGAGAGAGGTCCCCCAGAGTGGCACCCAGCTTCACCTGAACTCAAG tcTGCATGCCAAGCAGCTGTTGCCCATTGTAAAGAAAAGGGGAAGAATATTTCAAAGTTGGCCCTGCAATATAGCCTGTCAAATAAAGACTTCTCATCTGTTTTGGTTGGAATGAACTCTGTTGGACAG GTGGAGGAGAATGTTGCTGCTGCTATAGAAGTCACAACTGTTGGCAAAGACGAGGAAACACTGTCAGAGGTTGAAGCTATCCTGAAGCCAGTCAAGAATCAGACATGGCCAAGTGGAATCCAGCATTGA
- the LOC108995718 gene encoding probable protein S-acyltransferase 23 isoform X2, producing the protein MSSSEIEVVSLDAKAQHNSSEVAVYDVFTASAYGDFEKLRKFVEEDGASLCQPDLNGYYALQWAALNNFPDVVQYIIEHGGDVNETDNMQQTALHWAAVRGAIGVADVLLQNGARVEAVDVNGYRAVHVAAQYGQTAFLNHIVAKYQADFDAPDNEGRSPLHWAAYKGFTDTVRLLLFRDACQGRQDKEGCTPLHWAAIRGNVEACTVLVHAGTKQELMVKDNAGFTPVQLASDKGHRHVAGFLSNAQWAHSNHWVDRLCCGKMADIGYAPILFSIIIILLVLFTNTVLAAPNLTKVTAVVGLWGWTTVSLAVGSLIMFYSKDPGYVKRQGDVGSHKDTEDLLLNIDLEGSPIWTGNWSQLCPTCKIIRPVRSKHCPTCKRCVEQFDHHCPWISNCVGKRNKRDFFVFICLAALTSFLAAAIAIQRIWTSIPALPTEETWIHHVVFQNPGVVAFLLMDIIVLLAATILTTSQASQIARNITTNELANAIRYGYLRGPDGRFHNPYNHGCQKNCADFLIQGYTDDNEIAWRPLQQVDR; encoded by the exons ATGTCTTCGTCGGAGATCGAGGTTGTGTCATTGGACGCAAAAGCCCAGCATAACAGTAGCGAGGTGGCTGTGTACGACGTGTTTACCGCCTCCGCATATGgcgattttgagaaattgaggaAGTTCGTCGAAGAAGACGGAGCCTCTCTCTGTCAACCCGATTTGAATGGGTATTATGCTCTCCAATGGGCCGCTCTCAACAACTTCCCCGATGTCGTGCAGTACATCATTGAG CATGGGGGCGATGTCAATGAAACTGACAACATGCAACAGACGGCTCTGCATTGGGCTGCGGTTCGGGGAGCCATTGGTGTTGCAGATGTGCTCTTGCAGAATGGAGCCAGGGTTGAGGCAGTTGATGTGAATGGGTATAGG GCAGTTCATGTTGCCGCTCAATATGGGCAGACAGCTTTCTTGAACCACATTGTTGCAAAGTATCAAGCTGATTTTGATGCACCTGATAACGAGGGGAGGAGCCCTCTTCACTG GGCTGCATATAAAGGATTTACAGATACAGTTAGATTGCTTCTATTTAGAGATGCATGCCAAGGGAGACAAGATAAAGAAG GTTGTACCCCTTTGCACTGGGCTGCAATAAGAGGAAATGTGGAGGCATGCACTGTGCTTGTACATGCTGGCACGAAACAGGAGCTAATGGTGAAAGATAATGCTGGATTTACTCCTGTTCAGCTTGCATCTGATAAAGGTCATCGGCATGTTGCAGGTTTCCTT TCTAATGCACAGTGGGCTCACAGCAACCATTGGGTAGACAGACTTTGCTGTGGAAAGATGGCAGATATAGGATACGCTCCCATTCTTTTCAGTATTATAATAATTCTCTTGGTTCTCTTCACCAACACAGTTCTTGCAG CTCCTAACCTTACAAAGGTTACTGCTGTTGTCGGACTTTGGGGATGGACTACTGTTTCTCTGGCAGTTGGTTCACTTATTATGTTCTACAG TAAAGATCCAGGTTATGTAAAAAGGCAGGGAGATGTGGGTAGTCATAAAGATACAGAG GATCTTTTGTTGAATATTGATCTGGAAGGTTCCCCTATATGGACCGGTAATTGGTCTCAACTATGCCCTACCTGCAAG ATAATAAGACCGGTTCGATCAAAGCATTGCCCCACATGTAAGCGATGTGTGGAACAGTTTGACCATCATTGCCCATGGATATCTAATTGTGTGGGAAAG AGGAACAAGCGggacttttttgtttttatctgcTTGGCAGCTTTGACATCATTCCTTGCTGCGGCAATTGCCATTCAAA GGATTTGGACATCAATACCTGCCTTGCCAACGGAAGAAACATGGATTCATCATGTGGTATTTCAGAATCCTGGCGTTGTTGCATTTTTGCTCATGGACATTATTGTTTTGCTCGCCGCTACCATCTTAACTACGTCACAGGCCTCGCAG ATAGCTCGAAATATCACCACCAATGAACTAGCAAATGCCATTCGTTACGGGTATCTCCGTGGTCCAGATGGGCGATTTCATAATCCGTATAACCATGGATGCCAAAAGAATTGTGCAGATTTTCTTATTCAGGGCTACACAGACGATAATGAAATTGCTTGGCGTCCATTACAGCAAGTTGATAGGTAG
- the LOC108995718 gene encoding probable protein S-acyltransferase 23 isoform X1 has product MSSSEIEVVSLDAKAQHNSSEVAVYDVFTASAYGDFEKLRKFVEEDGASLCQPDLNGYYALQWAALNNFPDVVQYIIEHGGDVNETDNMQQTALHWAAVRGAIGVADVLLQNGARVEAVDVNGYRAVHVAAQYGQTAFLNHIVAKYQADFDAPDNEGRSPLHWAAYKGFTDTVRLLLFRDACQGRQDKEGCTPLHWAAIRGNVEACTVLVHAGTKQELMVKDNAGFTPVQLASDKGHRHVAGFLSNAQWAHSNHWVDRLCCGKMADIGYAPILFSIIIILLVLFTNTVLAAPNLTKVTAVVGLWGWTTVSLAVGSLIMFYRCSSKDPGYVKRQGDVGSHKDTEDLLLNIDLEGSPIWTGNWSQLCPTCKIIRPVRSKHCPTCKRCVEQFDHHCPWISNCVGKRNKRDFFVFICLAALTSFLAAAIAIQRIWTSIPALPTEETWIHHVVFQNPGVVAFLLMDIIVLLAATILTTSQASQIARNITTNELANAIRYGYLRGPDGRFHNPYNHGCQKNCADFLIQGYTDDNEIAWRPLQQVDR; this is encoded by the exons ATGTCTTCGTCGGAGATCGAGGTTGTGTCATTGGACGCAAAAGCCCAGCATAACAGTAGCGAGGTGGCTGTGTACGACGTGTTTACCGCCTCCGCATATGgcgattttgagaaattgaggaAGTTCGTCGAAGAAGACGGAGCCTCTCTCTGTCAACCCGATTTGAATGGGTATTATGCTCTCCAATGGGCCGCTCTCAACAACTTCCCCGATGTCGTGCAGTACATCATTGAG CATGGGGGCGATGTCAATGAAACTGACAACATGCAACAGACGGCTCTGCATTGGGCTGCGGTTCGGGGAGCCATTGGTGTTGCAGATGTGCTCTTGCAGAATGGAGCCAGGGTTGAGGCAGTTGATGTGAATGGGTATAGG GCAGTTCATGTTGCCGCTCAATATGGGCAGACAGCTTTCTTGAACCACATTGTTGCAAAGTATCAAGCTGATTTTGATGCACCTGATAACGAGGGGAGGAGCCCTCTTCACTG GGCTGCATATAAAGGATTTACAGATACAGTTAGATTGCTTCTATTTAGAGATGCATGCCAAGGGAGACAAGATAAAGAAG GTTGTACCCCTTTGCACTGGGCTGCAATAAGAGGAAATGTGGAGGCATGCACTGTGCTTGTACATGCTGGCACGAAACAGGAGCTAATGGTGAAAGATAATGCTGGATTTACTCCTGTTCAGCTTGCATCTGATAAAGGTCATCGGCATGTTGCAGGTTTCCTT TCTAATGCACAGTGGGCTCACAGCAACCATTGGGTAGACAGACTTTGCTGTGGAAAGATGGCAGATATAGGATACGCTCCCATTCTTTTCAGTATTATAATAATTCTCTTGGTTCTCTTCACCAACACAGTTCTTGCAG CTCCTAACCTTACAAAGGTTACTGCTGTTGTCGGACTTTGGGGATGGACTACTGTTTCTCTGGCAGTTGGTTCACTTATTATGTTCTACAGGTGTAGTAG TAAAGATCCAGGTTATGTAAAAAGGCAGGGAGATGTGGGTAGTCATAAAGATACAGAG GATCTTTTGTTGAATATTGATCTGGAAGGTTCCCCTATATGGACCGGTAATTGGTCTCAACTATGCCCTACCTGCAAG ATAATAAGACCGGTTCGATCAAAGCATTGCCCCACATGTAAGCGATGTGTGGAACAGTTTGACCATCATTGCCCATGGATATCTAATTGTGTGGGAAAG AGGAACAAGCGggacttttttgtttttatctgcTTGGCAGCTTTGACATCATTCCTTGCTGCGGCAATTGCCATTCAAA GGATTTGGACATCAATACCTGCCTTGCCAACGGAAGAAACATGGATTCATCATGTGGTATTTCAGAATCCTGGCGTTGTTGCATTTTTGCTCATGGACATTATTGTTTTGCTCGCCGCTACCATCTTAACTACGTCACAGGCCTCGCAG ATAGCTCGAAATATCACCACCAATGAACTAGCAAATGCCATTCGTTACGGGTATCTCCGTGGTCCAGATGGGCGATTTCATAATCCGTATAACCATGGATGCCAAAAGAATTGTGCAGATTTTCTTATTCAGGGCTACACAGACGATAATGAAATTGCTTGGCGTCCATTACAGCAAGTTGATAGGTAG
- the LOC108995718 gene encoding probable protein S-acyltransferase 23 isoform X4, whose product MSSSEIEVVSLDAKAQHNSSEVAVYDVFTASAYGDFEKLRKFVEEDGASLCQPDLNGYYALQWAALNNFPDVVQYIIEHGGDVNETDNMQQTALHWAAVRGAIGVADVLLQNGARVEAVDVNGYRAVHVAAQYGQTAFLNHIVAKYQADFDAPDNEGRSPLHWAAYKGFTDTVRLLLFRDACQGRQDKEGCTPLHWAAIRGNVEACTVLVHAGTKQELMVKDNAGFTPVQLASDKGHRHVAGFLSNAQWAHSNHWVDRLCCGKMADIGYAPILFSIIIILLVLFTNTVLAAPNLTKVTAVVGLWGWTTVSLAVGSLIMFYRCSSKDPGYVKRQGDVGSHKDTEDLLLNIDLEGSPIWTGNWSQLCPTCKIIRPVRSKHCPTCKRCVEQFDHHCPWISNCVGKFHYHLDDASCRGTSGTFLFLSAWQL is encoded by the exons ATGTCTTCGTCGGAGATCGAGGTTGTGTCATTGGACGCAAAAGCCCAGCATAACAGTAGCGAGGTGGCTGTGTACGACGTGTTTACCGCCTCCGCATATGgcgattttgagaaattgaggaAGTTCGTCGAAGAAGACGGAGCCTCTCTCTGTCAACCCGATTTGAATGGGTATTATGCTCTCCAATGGGCCGCTCTCAACAACTTCCCCGATGTCGTGCAGTACATCATTGAG CATGGGGGCGATGTCAATGAAACTGACAACATGCAACAGACGGCTCTGCATTGGGCTGCGGTTCGGGGAGCCATTGGTGTTGCAGATGTGCTCTTGCAGAATGGAGCCAGGGTTGAGGCAGTTGATGTGAATGGGTATAGG GCAGTTCATGTTGCCGCTCAATATGGGCAGACAGCTTTCTTGAACCACATTGTTGCAAAGTATCAAGCTGATTTTGATGCACCTGATAACGAGGGGAGGAGCCCTCTTCACTG GGCTGCATATAAAGGATTTACAGATACAGTTAGATTGCTTCTATTTAGAGATGCATGCCAAGGGAGACAAGATAAAGAAG GTTGTACCCCTTTGCACTGGGCTGCAATAAGAGGAAATGTGGAGGCATGCACTGTGCTTGTACATGCTGGCACGAAACAGGAGCTAATGGTGAAAGATAATGCTGGATTTACTCCTGTTCAGCTTGCATCTGATAAAGGTCATCGGCATGTTGCAGGTTTCCTT TCTAATGCACAGTGGGCTCACAGCAACCATTGGGTAGACAGACTTTGCTGTGGAAAGATGGCAGATATAGGATACGCTCCCATTCTTTTCAGTATTATAATAATTCTCTTGGTTCTCTTCACCAACACAGTTCTTGCAG CTCCTAACCTTACAAAGGTTACTGCTGTTGTCGGACTTTGGGGATGGACTACTGTTTCTCTGGCAGTTGGTTCACTTATTATGTTCTACAGGTGTAGTAG TAAAGATCCAGGTTATGTAAAAAGGCAGGGAGATGTGGGTAGTCATAAAGATACAGAG GATCTTTTGTTGAATATTGATCTGGAAGGTTCCCCTATATGGACCGGTAATTGGTCTCAACTATGCCCTACCTGCAAG ATAATAAGACCGGTTCGATCAAAGCATTGCCCCACATGTAAGCGATGTGTGGAACAGTTTGACCATCATTGCCCATGGATATCTAATTGTGTGGGAAAG TTTCACTATCATCTTGATGATGCATCTTGCAGAGGAACAAGCGggacttttttgtttttatctgcTTGGCAGCTTTGA